A region of the Thermogladius calderae 1633 genome:
CAAGAGCGGTAAGCTCGTCATGGACAGGAATGGAGCCTATAGGGCCTTTGCGGAGGAGAGACCAATAACGGCTAGGGACGTACTTAAGTACCTGAAAGAAGTTCCAAGTAGGTACTGGGCCAGTGTGATAACGAGCGACCTACTCACGTCGTTGGACTATGACGAGATCGAAGAGCTTGTAAGATATTATTACGGTCACAATAAGACTGTGGACAAGAGAGTCCTAGACTTTGTGTTAACAAAAGCTAGTGGGACCGGTGGTAAGGACGATAAGCTAGGCGTTGTACTGCGTCTGTCAAAAAAGCTGGGTAAGCAGGCGTCTAACAAGATGAGGACGCTGGTAGACGAGCTAGTGTCTACAACCGACTTGAAAGACATAGAGAAACAACCCCTCGCAGAGAGGTGGAGCATCGTGTCTAGCCTCTACAGGGATAGCAGGCTCAGGAGCAGAATGTCTACGCTCTCACCACTATCTCTAGCCGGTTTGACGAGCGTAGAGAAACTAGACGACATCACAAGAAACAAGGCCCTGCTCGGCAAGGCTCTTAGACACTACTTAAACTACGTAGTGACCAGTGACCAGGCCGAGAGACAAGCCGCCTTGTACTACGCAGGAAAAATAGAGCCCTCTGCCCTTGAGCCACAATACAGAGCGATTCTAGAGAGGATACTGAGCGACGACCAGAGGCTTCTACTTCACCTGGTCTCGAAACTCTATCCAGACGACACCTTGGAGCTGATTTCAATGAAATTGTCGGACGTTTCCTCAACGAGAGGCCTCGACTACGCTGTACTAGAAAGGGCAATAAAACTGGGTTGCCGGGTCTTCGAGAGGGCGCGGCGCGGTTTACCGATCGGGGGCAGAAAAGTCAGGTCCGCCAAGGGGAGGCTCGATGTCAGGTCAACAGTATTCAACTACACTAGGTTTAACTACAAAATGGTATTCGAGGATTCGCCTAGGAAGAAGAGCATTACGGCCGTTGTAGACGTCAGTGGTAGTATGCTTAGGTACAGTATGTGGACGCTGGTAGCGCTGGCTAGCGTAATAGAGCTTGTAGACAAGATAGTCTTGTTCTGGGATAGAACCGAGGTCGTGAAACCTCCTGTGAAGAAGACAAGGCCCCTCATCTACAGGTTCCTTGAGAGAGTCTACACGCAGAGGTTCAAGGGGTATACGAATATCAGCCAGGCTATTAGAGTGGCGGTAAGTAGACACCCCGGGAGGGTGGTAGTTCTCGTGTCCGATCTTCAGCAGACCGTAAGAGACGTAGATCCCTGGCTGGAAGTGCGGAACCTGGTCGATAGAGGCATTAGAGTAGTCGTGGTCGCGCCGCCGAGGCACAATAGAGATGTCTTGAGGAGGCTCGAGAGTATAGGTTGCGAGACGGTAATCGTTAAAAATCCCAGCAAGATACCCATTTACCTTAAAAAGAGGTTAAACATTAAAATCTAGACGCAGGCATATCAGGATCGAGTGCTTACAGGTGTGTTAGTGTGTCTTTGGACTTGAAGGAGATGCCGCCCGAGTGGAAGAAGTTCAGGTACAGGGGGAAGACCCTCGAGGAGCTACTGTCAATGCCGATGGACGAGCTGATCGAGCTGTTGCCAGCCAGGGCTAGGAGGAGCCTGAAGAGAGGGTTCACGAAGGCCCAGATCAGATTGCTCGCGAAGATAAGGAAGATCAGACAGAACCCCGATCTCGCGAAGAAAGCCGTTATAAAAACCCACGTGAGGGACATGGTCGTGTTACCCGAGATGGTGGGATTGACGATAGCCGTTTACAACGGAAAAGAGTTCGTCCCAGTGAAGGTGACCCCCGAGATGATAGGACACTACCTTGGCGAGTTCAGCCCGACGACCAAGAAGGTCGTCCACGGAGAGCCGGGTCTTAAGGCGACCCGGAGCAGTATGTTCGTAGCCCTGAAGACGTAGGGTGGTCCTATGCCGACTTGGCACTACTCATTACAGTTGAGAGACGAGTCGAAAATCGCAAAGGCTGTTAGGTACGATATACCAGTCTCTATAAAGTACATGAGAGAAGTTGTTTCAGTCCTCAGAGGGATGAAACTAAAGGACGCCAAGACACTTCTGGAAAACGTCGTCAAACTAAAAGAGCCGATCCCGTTCAGGAGGTACCACGGCAAAGTCAGCCATAAGAGAGGGCTGGCCGACAAGTACGGTTGGCCTGCCGGCAGGTACCCGGTTAAGGCGGCGAAGTTCCTCCTCGAACTCCTCGAGAACGTGGAGGCAAATGCCGAAAACAAGGGGTTAGACAAGGACAAGCTGGTAATAATACACATAGCAGCACACAAAGGGATCACGCTTAAGAGGTACATGCCCAGGGCTTTTGGTAGGGCAACTCCCAAGTTCCGTAGAACAACTAATGTGGAGGTCATAGTTAGAGAGGCGAGCTGACATGGTGGGCTCGAGGGTAAAACAGTACTTCATAAACCTTGGGCTGAAGAAGACGATGATCGACCAGTTCCTAGCGAGCTACTTCGTTGACGCGGGCTACGCAGGAGTAGAGCTCTACAAGACCCCCACAGGGCACAGAGTTGTGATATACGCTGAGTACCCTGGGAGGCTGATCGGTAGGGGAGGCTCGGTGATCAGGAAGCTCACAGCGATCTTCCAGACGAGGTTCGGGCTGGAGAACGTAAACATCACGGTTTCCCCAGTGACGGACGCAGACCTGAACGCCAGAGTCGTCGCGTTCCGCATAGTTAGAGCCCTCGAGAAAGAGATACCTTACAGAAGAGTTATGATGGCCATGCTAAAGAGGATTATGGACGCGGGAGCGCTCGGGGCCGAGATCGTGATCAGCGGTAAACTCAGAGGCGAGAGAGCAACATACGAGAAGATGAGAACCGGGAAAATCTACAAGGCGGGGGACCTAGTCGACTACATAGTGGACAGGGCTGTTGCCAAGACTCTACTAAAGCCTGGTATATTCGGTGTCGAGGTAATCATAGTCAAACCGTCTATCCCGCTACCGGACCAGGTCGAGCTGAAACAGCTGAAACCCGAGGAGTTGCAAGAACTGGCGCAGCCCCAGGTCAAAGGGGAGGCACCAGTAGGGGGTGGTAGTAGTGAAGGCCAGTGAAATAAGGAAAATGCCGCCCGAGGAGAGAGTCAGGAAACTCATAGAGCTCAGGATAGAGCTGGTCAAGCTGAAAATGCAGTCGAGGGTGGGGACTCTCACCAATACTAGTAGAATTAGGAACATTAAGAGGGACATTGCCAGAATCCTCACGGTTATGAGAGAGGAAGCCTCGAGAGAGAGCTCTGTAGAAGAGACCACTAGAGAGAGGACTAGTGAAGGTAGTCCAGCAGTTGAGAATAAACAGTAAGAACATTCTTTTCCACGAGATAATAGGCCTAAGAGTGAGGGTCTTATCCTATACTGACACCAACCTCAACGGGCTCGAAGGAGTAGTGATAGATGAGACCTTGAAAACTCTTCTCATAGAGACCGCGGAGGGCAGAAGGATCAGGGTTTTTAAACCGAGCGGTGTATTTGAATTCAAGCTCCCACACGGCGAGGTAGTGGTTATAAAGGGGGATTTAATTTTAGGTAGACCAGCTGAAAGGCTTAAGAGGTTGAAGAGGCGGTTAAAGTGAGCGCTGCGCAGGTCCGGGACGTGGGTATAAGGGGCGTGGAGCCTCCCAGCGAGACTTGTAATGACCCTAAATGTCCATGGCACGGTCACCTGAAAGTCCGCGGCGTTATTTTGACTGGTGTTGTTAAGAGCGCGAAGATGCAGAAGACGGTTGTTGTAAGGCACGACTACTTGTACTACGACCCGAAGTACAAAAGATACGAGAGGAGGCATAAACACATCCACGCACACCTACCACCCTGTATTAAAGTCAGAGAAGGAGATGTTGTAGTAATCGGCGAGACAAGGCCTTTAGCCAAGAGCGTATCTTTCGTAGTCCTAGGTGTTGTGAAGAAAGGTGGTTGAGATGGGCGCGAAGAGAGCAGTAGCAGGTAAGCCCGCCTTCTCGCGGCGTAAGGTAAATACTGGTCTTCAGGTTGGGTCGAGAGTCGTTGTGACCGATAACAGTGGTGGAAAAGAAGCGATGATCATAGGAGTGCCAGGGTATAAGGGTAGGCTGAGAAGAGTGCCGCCTGCTGGAGTAGGAGACCTAGTAGTAGTGACCGTGAAGAAGGGGAGTCCGAGCGTAAGGAAGCAGGTCTTCAAGGCCATTGTAGTCAGGCAGAGAAGACCTTACAGAAGACCGAATGGCGTGTGGGTGGCATTCGAGGACAACGCCGTGGTCCTGTTAACACCCGAGGGTACTCCTAAAGGCAGTGAAATCAGAGGCCCAGTCGCTAGGGAGGCAGCGGAGAGGTGGCCTCAGATAGCGAACCTTGCGACGATGATAGTCTAGGTGGTATGAATGGCCTTAACCAGGTCCAAGAAGCCGTCTAAACAGAGAAAGGCCCTTTACAACGCGCCACTCCACGTAAGGCACAAGTTCATGACAGCTAAACTTAGCGACGAGTTGGCAGAGAAGTACGGGGTTAAAAGACTGCCTGTACGCAAGGGGGACACCGTTAAGATCCTGAGGGGTGACTGGAGAGGCCACGAGGGTAAAGTAGTCGACGTCGACCTAAAGAGGGGGCGCATCTTTGTCGAGGGCGTTCAAGTTAAGAAGGCAGACGGTACACTAGTGTACTACCCTATACACCCCAGCAAGGTCGTCATCACTAAACTAGACCTGAGCGACAAATACAGAACGAGGATCATAGAGCGACGGAAGGAGGGTGAGAGCAAGTGACAGGCTCTAGGCACTTAAAAGCTCTTGCGGCACCATACTACTGGCCTATCCTGAGGAAAGAGTACAAGTGGACGGTAAGGCCCTCCCCAGGCCCACACCCCACCGAGTACTCGCTACCCCTACTAATAGTCGTCAGGAATGTCTTAGGCTACGCAGAGACGGCGAGAGAGGCTCGGAGACTTATCTCCGAGGGGCACTTCGAGATCGACGGACGCGTTGTCCGGGACTACAAGTTCCCGGTAGGGTTCATGGACGTCCTCCGCATTAAACCAACCGACGAGTACTACAGGGTGGTACCAGTCCCCACGAAAGTAATAGGCTTCGTGAAGATCCCCAAGGAAGAAGCAGCGTTCAAGTTGTGCCGGATACAGAACAAGACCACCGTGAAAGGCGGTCATATACAGTTGAACCTACACGACGGTAGAAATGTGTTGATTAGAGTGAACGACCCGAGAAACCCGGTAGAGGACGTTTACGAGACGCTGGGGACAGTCCAGTTGTCTTTAGCAGACAACAAGATCGTGGATTACGTTCCGCTCGCCGAGAATAACCTGGTAATAATATCGGGCGGAAGGAACGTGGGGAGGGTCGGC
Encoded here:
- a CDS encoding 30S ribosomal protein S17, with the translated sequence MSAAQVRDVGIRGVEPPSETCNDPKCPWHGHLKVRGVILTGVVKSAKMQKTVVVRHDYLYYDPKYKRYERRHKHIHAHLPPCIKVREGDVVVIGETRPLAKSVSFVVLGVVKKGG
- a CDS encoding 50S ribosomal protein L14, with product MGAKRAVAGKPAFSRRKVNTGLQVGSRVVVTDNSGGKEAMIIGVPGYKGRLRRVPPAGVGDLVVVTVKKGSPSVRKQVFKAIVVRQRRPYRRPNGVWVAFEDNAVVLLTPEGTPKGSEIRGPVAREAAERWPQIANLATMIV
- the rpmC gene encoding 50S ribosomal protein L29, translated to MPPEERVRKLIELRIELVKLKMQSRVGTLTNTSRIRNIKRDIARILTVMREEASRESSVEETTRERTSEGSPAVENKQ
- a CDS encoding 30S ribosomal protein S3 yields the protein MVGSRVKQYFINLGLKKTMIDQFLASYFVDAGYAGVELYKTPTGHRVVIYAEYPGRLIGRGGSVIRKLTAIFQTRFGLENVNITVSPVTDADLNARVVAFRIVRALEKEIPYRRVMMAMLKRIMDAGALGAEIVISGKLRGERATYEKMRTGKIYKAGDLVDYIVDRAVAKTLLKPGIFGVEVIIVKPSIPLPDQVELKQLKPEELQELAQPQVKGEAPVGGGSSEGQ
- a CDS encoding vWA domain-containing protein — protein: MSYYQHVSDGFNSLVNKVLDELYEKVKSAERIPTGQLEDLARIRLTLELLNYEKGAVKSEVIEEFYKSNLAEQELAGYGGWLYIPGKESIHRVLSNKGRRLRLGDVIREGTAEEVLNYVWFRANKVLYRDKSGKLVMDRNGAYRAFAEERPITARDVLKYLKEVPSRYWASVITSDLLTSLDYDEIEELVRYYYGHNKTVDKRVLDFVLTKASGTGGKDDKLGVVLRLSKKLGKQASNKMRTLVDELVSTTDLKDIEKQPLAERWSIVSSLYRDSRLRSRMSTLSPLSLAGLTSVEKLDDITRNKALLGKALRHYLNYVVTSDQAERQAALYYAGKIEPSALEPQYRAILERILSDDQRLLLHLVSKLYPDDTLELISMKLSDVSSTRGLDYAVLERAIKLGCRVFERARRGLPIGGRKVRSAKGRLDVRSTVFNYTRFNYKMVFEDSPRKKSITAVVDVSGSMLRYSMWTLVALASVIELVDKIVLFWDRTEVVKPPVKKTRPLIYRFLERVYTQRFKGYTNISQAIRVAVSRHPGRVVVLVSDLQQTVRDVDPWLEVRNLVDRGIRVVVVAPPRHNRDVLRRLESIGCETVIVKNPSKIPIYLKKRLNIKI
- a CDS encoding 30S ribosomal protein S19, which codes for MPPEWKKFRYRGKTLEELLSMPMDELIELLPARARRSLKRGFTKAQIRLLAKIRKIRQNPDLAKKAVIKTHVRDMVVLPEMVGLTIAVYNGKEFVPVKVTPEMIGHYLGEFSPTTKKVVHGEPGLKATRSSMFVALKT
- a CDS encoding 30S ribosomal protein S4e, with translation MTGSRHLKALAAPYYWPILRKEYKWTVRPSPGPHPTEYSLPLLIVVRNVLGYAETAREARRLISEGHFEIDGRVVRDYKFPVGFMDVLRIKPTDEYYRVVPVPTKVIGFVKIPKEEAAFKLCRIQNKTTVKGGHIQLNLHDGRNVLIRVNDPRNPVEDVYETLGTVQLSLADNKIVDYVPLAENNLVIISGGRNVGRVGLLKKVHRGMGVKRSVAVIEDKNGNLFQTSLSYVFVIGRDKPLITLPEAVWK
- the rplX gene encoding 50S ribosomal protein L24, with protein sequence MALTRSKKPSKQRKALYNAPLHVRHKFMTAKLSDELAEKYGVKRLPVRKGDTVKILRGDWRGHEGKVVDVDLKRGRIFVEGVQVKKADGTLVYYPIHPSKVVITKLDLSDKYRTRIIERRKEGESK
- a CDS encoding ribonuclease P protein component 1, with translation MKVVQQLRINSKNILFHEIIGLRVRVLSYTDTNLNGLEGVVIDETLKTLLIETAEGRRIRVFKPSGVFEFKLPHGEVVVIKGDLILGRPAERLKRLKRRLK
- a CDS encoding 50S ribosomal protein L22; protein product: MPTWHYSLQLRDESKIAKAVRYDIPVSIKYMREVVSVLRGMKLKDAKTLLENVVKLKEPIPFRRYHGKVSHKRGLADKYGWPAGRYPVKAAKFLLELLENVEANAENKGLDKDKLVIIHIAAHKGITLKRYMPRAFGRATPKFRRTTNVEVIVREAS